In Leptospira sp. WS58.C1, a single genomic region encodes these proteins:
- a CDS encoding tetratricopeptide repeat protein: MSKYLTILFIGAQFLLYCASTQKEGAVSANLETQVRAEIKGIDQQLSDLHPEDKRRSELLLQKSKLLLKIESFKEASLVLRELQNSKEGRNLQHLDHYLGSAYLGINDYDNAIVHFRKSDNVDRDFESVTRKKMWAKAYFEDEKYGQALGILGRASREKNFEKDLFYYETVVVSFYRIKEYKRCQLVLEEGLQKFPESLVLKETSEKINQVLQR, encoded by the coding sequence ATGAGTAAATATCTGACAATATTGTTTATCGGAGCTCAATTCCTCCTCTACTGTGCAAGTACACAAAAAGAAGGGGCGGTTTCCGCCAATTTAGAGACCCAGGTCCGAGCGGAAATCAAGGGAATAGACCAACAATTAAGCGATCTACACCCTGAAGATAAAAGACGTTCCGAGCTACTCCTCCAAAAATCCAAACTACTACTAAAAATCGAATCTTTCAAAGAAGCTTCTCTCGTTTTGAGAGAATTGCAAAACTCCAAAGAAGGTCGCAATCTTCAACATTTGGACCATTATTTAGGTTCTGCCTATCTCGGGATCAATGACTATGATAATGCTATCGTGCATTTCCGTAAGTCGGACAATGTGGATCGCGATTTTGAGTCGGTAACCCGCAAAAAAATGTGGGCAAAAGCCTATTTCGAAGACGAGAAATACGGCCAGGCTTTGGGTATTTTAGGTAGAGCTTCCAGAGAGAAAAATTTCGAAAAAGATCTATTCTACTATGAAACCGTAGTGGTCAGCTTCTACAGAATTAAGGAATACAAAAGATGTCAGTTGGTTCTGGAAGAGGGATTACAGAAATTTCCGGAAAGCCTAGTACTGAAGGAAACCTCGGAGAAAATCAACCAGGTTCTCCAACGGTAA
- a CDS encoding ATP-dependent helicase, with protein MFQSLSPEQARAVQTVHGPLLIFAGAGSGKTRVISNRIAHMIQDHHIPAGKIVALSFTNKSAKEMGERVRKLIPRNLLKGIVLSTFHSLGLGILKKHIEKLGYKHPFLLLNQADQEGLVTGMLVAQKLEPKRPQIMEVLSKISRIKNSGSDYLADMRTSMNEGDLLAASLFQQYQDTLKEQNSIDFDDLILLPSKLLRQFEEVRDEYHKKYQYFMVDEFQDTNPIQYEFLRALMGESDNLCVVGDDDQSIYAFRGSDVSLILGFENDFKGANVIRLLENYRSTDIIVSAANSLIRHNLSRRSKELFSKVPGALKVKYVERGDEKDEAEWVAENIREEIIKEKRKGSQIAILFRTNFQSRPFEEAFRAREMPYKVVGGYNFFDRKEVRDLISYIRLIANQKDDASLLRIINYPKRGIGAGSISLVHEKAAQNKESLYETLFRVCESPDFIPDLNRKISSEIYNFVNLIEKAKKKFSSSPRLFFALRELIADLGLEKEIVLEEKEEKVAKARIYNMSELVNMLAFFEENNDSGEKPTLFDFINRLAMLMEDEPSDEKEDNRVQLLTIHQSKGLEFESVYVVGLEEGILPSGRATVEDQSVDEERRLMYVAMTRAKRHLCLTGAANRRKFGEQLASEPSRFLKEIDPETLDWLSNEETRQQETSDFLQELEKLKIG; from the coding sequence ATTTTTCAGAGTCTTTCTCCCGAACAAGCCCGCGCAGTCCAAACGGTCCACGGGCCGCTTTTGATTTTTGCAGGTGCCGGTTCCGGAAAAACAAGAGTGATCTCGAATCGGATCGCCCATATGATCCAAGATCATCATATTCCTGCGGGAAAGATCGTTGCATTGTCTTTCACAAACAAAAGTGCCAAAGAAATGGGAGAAAGGGTCCGCAAACTTATTCCAAGGAACTTATTAAAAGGGATCGTACTTTCCACCTTCCATTCTCTCGGGCTCGGAATATTAAAAAAACATATTGAAAAGCTGGGATACAAACATCCGTTCCTTCTTCTGAACCAAGCGGACCAAGAAGGACTTGTCACAGGCATGCTTGTGGCCCAAAAGTTGGAGCCGAAACGTCCTCAGATCATGGAAGTCCTTTCTAAAATTTCCAGGATCAAAAACTCAGGGTCGGATTATTTGGCGGATATGAGAACCTCTATGAATGAGGGAGATCTTTTAGCTGCTTCTCTTTTTCAACAATACCAAGATACTTTAAAAGAACAGAACTCGATCGACTTCGACGATTTGATCCTTCTTCCTTCCAAACTTCTAAGACAGTTCGAAGAAGTAAGAGACGAATACCATAAAAAGTACCAATACTTCATGGTGGACGAGTTCCAGGATACCAACCCGATCCAATACGAATTTTTAAGAGCGCTCATGGGTGAATCGGACAATCTCTGCGTAGTCGGGGACGACGATCAATCCATCTATGCATTTAGAGGTTCGGATGTAAGCTTGATCCTTGGATTCGAGAACGATTTTAAAGGTGCGAACGTTATCCGTCTTTTGGAAAATTATAGATCCACGGATATCATAGTCTCCGCCGCAAACTCTCTCATTCGTCATAATCTTTCCAGAAGATCCAAGGAACTTTTTTCCAAGGTACCCGGCGCCCTCAAGGTGAAGTATGTGGAAAGAGGGGACGAAAAAGACGAAGCGGAATGGGTAGCGGAAAATATCCGAGAAGAGATCATAAAAGAGAAAAGAAAGGGAAGCCAGATCGCGATCTTATTCCGTACGAACTTCCAATCCAGACCTTTCGAAGAAGCATTCCGAGCCAGGGAAATGCCTTACAAGGTGGTAGGCGGTTATAACTTCTTCGACCGTAAAGAGGTCCGAGACTTGATCTCTTATATTCGTCTTATCGCAAACCAAAAGGACGATGCGTCTTTATTACGAATTATTAATTATCCGAAACGGGGGATCGGTGCAGGATCCATTTCTCTTGTGCATGAAAAAGCGGCTCAGAACAAGGAGTCACTCTATGAGACATTATTCCGAGTATGCGAATCCCCCGATTTTATCCCGGATCTGAACCGTAAAATCTCCTCCGAGATCTATAATTTCGTAAATCTGATCGAAAAGGCAAAGAAAAAGTTCTCTTCTTCGCCCAGATTATTTTTCGCCTTACGAGAGTTAATCGCAGATCTGGGACTGGAAAAAGAGATCGTTTTGGAAGAGAAAGAGGAGAAGGTAGCAAAGGCTCGTATTTACAATATGTCCGAGCTTGTGAATATGTTGGCTTTCTTCGAAGAGAACAACGACTCCGGCGAAAAGCCTACTTTATTCGACTTTATCAACCGTTTGGCGATGCTTATGGAAGACGAGCCTTCGGATGAGAAGGAGGACAATCGAGTACAGTTACTCACCATTCACCAGTCCAAAGGGTTGGAATTCGAGTCTGTTTATGTCGTAGGATTAGAAGAGGGAATTTTGCCTTCCGGAAGGGCTACTGTAGAAGACCAATCTGTGGACGAAGAGCGGCGTTTAATGTATGTAGCGATGACTCGGGCGAAGAGGCATTTATGCTTGACAGGTGCCGCCAATCGCCGCAAATTTGGGGAGCAATTGGCCTCCGAGCCTTCTCGCTTCCTTAAGGAGATAGATCCGGAGACTTTGGACTGGCTTTCCAACGAGGAAACCAGGCAGCAGGAGACTAGCGATTTCCTGCAAGAACTCGAAAAATTGAAAATCGGATGA